A stretch of the Rosa rugosa chromosome 5, drRosRugo1.1, whole genome shotgun sequence genome encodes the following:
- the LOC133711527 gene encoding uncharacterized protein LOC133711527: protein MGNQFASSSVGDPYGPVLRALWKAKIPSKVAIFGWRAVQNLLPTHAALSTKGYSGSPPLSIQPSTLSWKDWFLERATSITSEYFDKLLVLMWSIWRYGNDKLWRDRSQTGPGIVASAMAWFEEYSSVHPDFVVWRYKWYYKESVHFIAAFSYRSDSVTSSLHTELLAIKYGLEFLQALNVIKVVIESDCLHAVQAINSLAGDLSELVALISEIKGLVNALGEVTVCFAPRQANMVPS from the exons ATGGGCAATCAGTTTGCCTCATCTTCTGTTGGGGATCCGTATGGTCCAGTTTTGAGGGCCTTGTGGAAAGCCAAAATTCCCAGTAAGGTGGCCATATTTGGGTGGAGAGCAGTACAGAATCTCCTCCCTACTCATGCCGCTCTGTCAACCAAAGGTTACTCAG GTTCTCCTCCTTTATCCATTCAGCCTTCAACCTTGTCCTGGAAGGATTGGTTCCTGGAGAGAGCCACTTCTATAACATCTGAGTATTTTGATAAGCTACTAGTTTTGATGTGGAGCATCTGGAGGTATGGGAATGATAAGTTGTGGAGGGATCGATCTCAAACAGGGCCTGGAATTGTGGCATCTGCTATGGCTTGGTTTGAGGAGTATTCCTCAGTTCATCCGGATTTTGTTG TATGGAGGTACAAGTGGTATTATAAGGAATCTGTACATTTCATTGCTGCCTTTTCCTACAGATCAGATTCTGTAACCTCTTCGTTGCATACTGAATTGTTGGCTATAAAGTATGGATTGGAGTTCTTGCAGGCCTTGAATGTTATAAAGGTCGTGATTGAGAGCGATTGCCTACATGCAGTTCAAGCCATCAACTCTTTGGCTGGGGATCTGTCTGAATTAGTAGCTTTGATTTCAGAAATCAAAGGTCTGGTGAATGCTTTAGGGGAGGTTACAGTCTGTTTCGCTCCTCGACAAGCAAACATGGTTCCTAGCTAG
- the LOC133711989 gene encoding protein CURLY FLAG LEAF 1-like has protein sequence MELTELSLAPTISAESKNMNTSRKKRKLFEDDYLLMKINETSVVRTSHVDLELENPLPLDWEQCLDLKSGKVYYLNRKTSKKSWKRPSKEDQEEAHLDLELHISSTFSADNSCSEQRRCRRSSKKVTAEEVVIGSSNNNMMLALACLNCHLLVILSKSSPCCPNCKYVHSFPLPSANQNLNSSPST, from the exons ATGGAACTTACAGAGCTCTCTTTAGCTCCAACGATATCTGCAGAAAGCAAGAACATGAATACTAGcaggaagaagaggaagcttTTTGAAGATGATTACCTCCTGATGAAGATTAATGAAACATCAGTAGTTCGTACAAGTCATGTTGATCTCGAGCTTGAAAACCCTTTGCCATTGGATTGGGAGCAGTGCCTTGATCTTAAG TCGGGAAAAGTGTACTATTTGAACAGAAAGACGTCGAAAAAGAGTTGGAAGCGGCCGTCAAAGGAGGATCAGGAAGAGGCACATCTGGACCTTGAGCTCCACATCTCGAGCACCTTCTCGGCCGATAATTCGTGTTCGGAGCAGCGACGTTGTCGAAGAAGCTCAAAGAAAGTAACTGCCGAAGAGGTGGTGATCGGCAGTAGCAATAATAATATGATGCTGGCTTTGGCTTGTTTGAATTGCCATCTGCTTGTGATACTCTCCAAGTCTTCTCCTTGTTGCCCCAACTGCAAATATGTCCACTCATTTCCACTTCCAAGTGCCAACCAAAATCTCAACTCAAGTCCTTCAACTTGA